The Pontibacter sp. SGAir0037 DNA segment ACCCAGGAGCAGAGCTATCAGAACCAATACTAATTGGCAAAACAACAGACATGCAAATCAAGAAGAAAGTAAAAATGAATCTGGCTCCTGCCGCTTCACGCTTCGAGGCCCTGAACGATTTCGTAAAAGCTGCTGAAAAAGAGAATTGGTCTGAAGCAGAAATTCAAACCGTGATAGATGAAGTAGTGGAGGCCAGTGACAATAAAGAAGGGCTGGAGGTTTTAAGATACTACAGCACCTGAGCTAACCAAACCTTATACCTGATGCAGGATTATAACAAAAGCGGCTACCTTTCCTCTGGAGGCAGCCGCTTTTGTTATGCCTCTCCCTGAAGCTGGGGTTCTAAGCCAAGCTCTTCCTGGTGCTGTTGCAACACCTGTATAATAAAGGCGATATGCTCTTTCAGCTCCACCCCGAAAAGTTCAGCTCCCAGGCGTACTTCATCACGATCAACGGATGCGGCAAAACTTTTTTGCTTCAGTTTCTTCTGAACAGAATTAGCTTCCAGTCCGCTCAGCCTGGCTGGCCTTACCTGGGCACAGGCTACTATAAAGCCTGTTATCTCATCACAGGCTATCAGCGCCTTATCCAACGAGGTATCGTAAGATACGCCCCATTTTGTATAGTGCGCCGATATGGCATGGGCCATTTCCGTTTCGCCTCTTTCCTCGAGCAACCCTACAATAACTTTCGGATGCTGTTCCGGATAGGCCTGGTAATCGGCATCATGTAAAAGGCCGGTTATTCCCCATTTTTGTGAATCCTCTCCTAACTTTTCTGCATAGGCTTTCATAACCAGCTCAACAGTACGAGCGTGGCGCAGAAGACTTTCACTTGTTGTCATTTGCTGAAGCAAAGCTTGTGCTTCTTCTCTGGTTATAGACATCATCATACCTTTAATCTTCAAATTAATGGATTATCTACACCAATGGCAAAACGGAGAGGTATTTTAAGTTAGAGATGAAGGGGAAATGAGAGAGGCTGTTGAGGCTGCTAATCAAGCTTAGCTACTTTCACTTCATTCCAGAAGCCCATCACCCCATCCTGACGGCCAACTAAAATGTCAATTCTGTTTTTAATTCTTCTGTGCATGGTATCTCTTACGATATACAGTCCATCAAGTTCATCTGAAATACCTGTTACCCACAGAGAATCACCGTATTCTATATCGCCACCCCAGCGGCTATGCAAATCTCTCGAGACTGCTATCCAACGGTGTTTGCCGGGGTTCTTTTTATTGATTCTGGATCCGTCTGCCGTAGTGAAGGGATCTCCCTGCGTCTGGCCTACTTCCGGGTAGTAAACTGAAGCAGAAACTGTAAAAGTGGCAGGGGCTTTATCAACAGGGGGTTCTTCAACATCATTAGGGGGCCATTCTAGTTCAATATTTTCTGCTTTAGGTTCAGAAGGTTCTGCTTGAAATGCTGAAATCTCATCAGCAAAGGCCACAAAAATGGAAAATGCAGTCGCTAGTAATTTATACTTTAACATAGGCAATCCGTTTAGTGGAACATCATTTTTAAAACAATAAACCGCTTAAACGGAACTTAATTGAAAGAGTTATACTATGTTACTCCTCTAGCATATAAATCAAATATTTTAATACAAACAGATGCAATAAGTATTCTGCAAAATATTATTTAAAAATTCAAAATAAATCTTTAACTATATAGGTAAACAGGTGGCTGCGGCTGGTTACTAGAATTATTGCAGCTCTTTTTGTTAAATCTCATTACAAGTATTTGATTATCAAATATTTGAAATTAAAGCACAATTCTTTTTTCAGCTCTTGTTCCAGGCAGGAATTACTTATATATAGGCTTGTTTACTCAAAATGCACAGGAGGCTATATAACTGGTTGTGCATATGAGGTTATTTTTCTTAAAATATTTTTTCAGGGAGCCTTATTTCAGGCAAAATGTGCTGTTAAGATTTTGCTAAAACGGGTTGGATTTTTTTCACCTGCTCTGCTTAGAAACGGACATATAAACAGCATTTCTTAGTCCTTCTTCCGAACGTATTTGTCGTACAGCACATAGCCAATAAACCCAGCCAGGCTAACAGCCGAAACCCAAATTAAACCTGATTTTAAACGGTCGTTATTCTCTCCCAGCCAGGCAAGTAACACCGTAAGCGGTATAATGCCGCCCAGTGTGGCACTTATAAACTTGATGTATCCCATACCCGCCAGACCTGCCACAAAACTTACAGCGTCATTCGAAAGGAAAGGGGAAATCCTGGCAATAACTACCGCCCATATGCCATACTCTTCCACAAAGCCTTCTACTTTTTTCTCTGCTTTACTGCCAATTAACCTGCTCACCCCCGCTTCTCCTAAACCATGACCGATCAGGTAAGCAATGGTAGAAGCCACCAGTACAGCTACGATAGCAATTAGCGAACCCCATATTGGCCCATAGGCAAGAATGGCAACCAGCATCAATAATACGACATTTACTACCAGCAGAAACATTTGCGCCACCATAGCTAATATAATAAAGAAAGGCCCCCAAAAACCAAACTGATTTACCCATTCCGAGATCCGTTCTTCTTCGCCGCTGGTCATTACCTGCCATCCCTCCCTTATGGTTTCCTGAAAAGCCGGTATAAAAAAATAAGACGCTACTAAGCCAACAAGAATGAGTCCCGTTAAGACTAATGGCCATTTGCTCTGCTTGGTTTCTCCTTTATTTTCTGTCATAAGGTATCGTAACAATATGTACTTATGACGCAGGAGGAGAAGCAGGGGTTATGATATTCGTCGTGGTATTTTCTTCCGGGCCGGCAGAACCGGCATATATAACTTTCGGCTTTTCAGATGAAGAGGTAATGGTATAAATAATGTGTATATTGTTGTATGCTGCACCAAGAGTACTGCTCAGGTGCGGATGGTTCAGGTTTAGTTTGCTGGCCGGTTCATCAGGCTCACCTGCCGGTGTAGTCTTTTGCCGGCTATCGGTTGCCAGAGAAGCCACCAGTCCTGCTATCATTCCGCCTATATGCCCTTCCCAGGAGATGCGCTCTTCGTTCGGGAACAGGCCATAGAACAGCCCGCCGTATAAGAACAGCACCGCCAGCGATACAGCCCATGATCCTCTGTCGCGCCGGATCAGGCCATTAAATAAAAGAAAACCGGCCAACCCGTATACCACTCCACTTGCACCTATATGATAGGCCTGCCTGCCAATAAACCAGGTGAGCACACCGCTTAGCACATACACCAGCAAAAATACCTGCCCGGCTGTTTTTCTGTACTGAAACAGAATAAAGCCTGAGAGTAATACCAACGGAAAAGCATTTGATAGCAAGTGCGTCAGACCGCTATGTACCAGTGGCCCCGTCACGATGCCTATCAGTCCAAAAAAGTGGCGTGGTAATACACCTAACCATACCAGGTCAGCATCAGTGAGATAAGTAAGAAAGCTGATCAGGCAAAGAAGCAGAACAAACAATGTTCCTGGTAAAAAACTATAAGCAAAACGAGAATTCTCTTCCTTCATTATTATTCTGGTGCATGCAGATCTCTACTAAAACAATACCTGCCGTTTAAAATTTCGTACGTTACATTTCCTCCGGCGCAGCTTTGCTGATGTAAAGCTGCGGGCAGCAAAGAGGCACAACAAATTAATTTAAAGCAAGTATTACATGTGGCATTCAGCTTCTACAATACAAATGGACCACTGGCACCTCCTTCTGAACAGGCAATATACATTATTATTAAAGGCAGGTTTTATTTTACTGGCGTCTAGTTTATTTTCGTGTAACGGGGCCGATAACAAACAAGCACCAACAGCTACGGCCGGTCAGCAGCAGCAATATATTCCACCAGAAGAAACGTATGCCACCCATCCTCCGGCCAATGTCATAGAGGCACTGGAGAGCCCTTCCCGCTGGGTAGATTCTGTATTCAAAACACTAACGCCGGACGAACGAATTGCACAGCTTATCATCATCGAAGCGTTTTCTGATAAAGGCCCTGGCTACGAAGCCGATGTGATGCGCCTCATTAAAGAGTATAAGGTTGGCGGCATTATTTTTTTCCAGGGGGGCCCTGTCAGGCAGGCAAAGCTTACCAACAGGTTTCAGGCTGCCTCAAAAGTGCCTTTACTTATTTCGATGGATGCAGAAACCGGTGTGGGCATGCGCCTCGACAGCACTGTACAGTACCCTTTCCAGATGCAGTTAGGTGCCCTGGAAGACAATGGC contains these protein-coding regions:
- a CDS encoding HD domain-containing protein, giving the protein MMMSITREEAQALLQQMTTSESLLRHARTVELVMKAYAEKLGEDSQKWGITGLLHDADYQAYPEQHPKVIVGLLEERGETEMAHAISAHYTKWGVSYDTSLDKALIACDEITGFIVACAQVRPARLSGLEANSVQKKLKQKSFAASVDRDEVRLGAELFGVELKEHIAFIIQVLQQHQEELGLEPQLQGEA
- a CDS encoding TVP38/TMEM64 family protein, yielding MTENKGETKQSKWPLVLTGLILVGLVASYFFIPAFQETIREGWQVMTSGEEERISEWVNQFGFWGPFFIILAMVAQMFLLVVNVVLLMLVAILAYGPIWGSLIAIVAVLVASTIAYLIGHGLGEAGVSRLIGSKAEKKVEGFVEEYGIWAVVIARISPFLSNDAVSFVAGLAGMGYIKFISATLGGIIPLTVLLAWLGENNDRLKSGLIWVSAVSLAGFIGYVLYDKYVRKKD
- a CDS encoding rhomboid family intramembrane serine protease — its product is MKEENSRFAYSFLPGTLFVLLLCLISFLTYLTDADLVWLGVLPRHFFGLIGIVTGPLVHSGLTHLLSNAFPLVLLSGFILFQYRKTAGQVFLLVYVLSGVLTWFIGRQAYHIGASGVVYGLAGFLLFNGLIRRDRGSWAVSLAVLFLYGGLFYGLFPNEERISWEGHIGGMIAGLVASLATDSRQKTTPAGEPDEPASKLNLNHPHLSSTLGAAYNNIHIIYTITSSSEKPKVIYAGSAGPEENTTTNIITPASPPAS